A segment of the Maridesulfovibrio zosterae DSM 11974 genome:
CGGTTTATAATGCAAACCAGACTGTACCTTACACTCTACCGGATAACGCCACACGTACAGTTATTAAAACCAATTCCAGCAAGGATGCGCAAGGTTCTAATGAGCTGCGTTTTGAGGATAAGGCCGGTGAGGAGGAAGTGTTCATTCATGCGCAAAAGGATATGAATACTACCATTGAAAACGAACGTACTACTACCATCAAAAAAGCTGACGATACCCTGACGCTGGAAAAGGGCAACCGTTCTCTGGACATCCAGAAAGGAACTGAAACCCATCATGTAAAAGGTACACGCAGTGTTACGGTGGAAGATGCTGAAACGCGAACCAACAAAGCTGACTACACAGCAACTGTTGATGGTGACTACAATCTCACTGTTAAGGGAGCCATGACCTTGAAAGTAACTGGCGACATCACCATCTCATCTGACGGCAATGTTACCATAAAAGCAGGGCAGAATGTGACGGTGAAAGGGGGGCAGGACCTGAATACTGAAGCCGGTATGAGCGCAACACATAAGGCCTCTACATCCATCACAGTACAAGGGCTCAGTTTTTCAGTTAAAGGAGATGCTTCGGGCGAGGTTGACGGAGGAGGTGCACTGACAGTTAAAGGCGGTATGGTCAGTATAAATTAGTGAATTGATATGATTCGAAATTATGCAGCTTCGTGCAGGGAGCGCAGTATGAATGAGGATAATGATTACGTACAGCGTGACGATCAGGGAAATATCCTGTTCAGGGTTCCTTTGAAAGATGGCAAGCCGCACGGGACAGGACATATGTTCAATTCCGAGGGGCGTATAGTGCAACAGATGGAATATCAACATGGCGTAGTAGAAGGAGAAGTGCGGCGGTTTGATGAGGATGGGCATCTTGTGCAGGTTTCGAATATGCAAAATGGAAAGCTCAATGGCGAACTTCGTACTTTTGAACACCAGCGGCCTCATATTCTTATGAACTATGTAAATAACGAGCCAAATGGTATCATGCAGGTATGGCATCCTAATGGACAGTTGGCGGCGAAAACGACCCTTCTGCATGGAAAGCAAGAAGGAGAATCACTTGTTTACGGGGAGCAGGGTGAACTGATGCAACGGTTGAACTATCAGAATGGAATGTTGCATGGATCAGCTGAACAACTTTTTTCTTCCGGTACAATACGTGAAAAAACACATTGGGTAGAAGGGTTGAAACATGGCGAGTCTTTAACTTTTTCGGAATCCGGAGAACTGGAAAGGCAAGTACAGTACGAGAAAGGAAACGTTCTGTCACAAAAGCTTATTGACGAACTTTCGACCAAGAAGAAATCCTGGCATCAGGCAATCTTCGGGGGCAAGTAGGCATGTCACAACTGGTTGTTTCAGGGGCTATGCTCCAGTGTTCATTCGGAGTCGCGCCATGCTCCTTGGTGGTCATGCCTATGAACAGAGTTATGTGTTCTACTCCGGCGGCAAATATCATGGATTATATTCCTATGGTGAATGTGCCGGGATTTGCTATGTGTACTTCGCTGGCCAATCCCACAGTTGCTTCCGCCACGGCTGCGGCCTTAGGCGTACTGACTCCGATGCCCTGCATCCCGAGTCTCGTTGCTCCGTGGATTACCGGTTCGCCAACGGTTCTACTCGGGAAAATGCCTGCTTTGAATAACAGTTCAACCCTTATGTGTATGTGGGCGGGTAGTATATCAATCGTCAGTGCCGGACAGTTTACTACAACCGTTCCATAGAGGAAATATTATGGTTAAGACCAAAATGAAAGTTCTTCTTTATGTAGCCATAACAGGGTTTATTTTATCTCTGCTCGGAGCTGTTTTGTTTGCAGGAATGCTTATATCCGAAAATATGGGGTCTGCTTCGAATGCAACTAAATCTCAAGTGAAGGGGCAGGTTGCATCACCACCACAGTACATAGTCAACTCCACAGCATTGCCTGCCATTGTCTATCCAAGAAGAAAGACCAGTAACACCGTCGCAACAAACGGTTCCTCAGTAACAAATTCTAATGTATTGACCTTGCAGGTTGGATCATATCTCAGCCTGAATTCTGCAGAAAAAGAGGCTGCACGAGTAGCCGGACTGGGATTTAAAGCGGAAGTACATATTCAGGAAAAATCTCCGCCAGTCTATGTTGTGTGGACTGGAAATTTTACAGATATGGCAACAGCCAGTGCCGAGGCAAAACGTCTTCAACAGCAGGGTAAAATAGCAGCCTCAATTGTGCCGATTGATAAAGCGGCTCTTGTTCCGGGAAAAGCAGGAATTCCACTTTGGCTGGCGCAGGTTGGGTCATTTCTCACCCAGCGATCCGCTGGAACTGAGGTTGCCAAACTGAAAAATGAGGGAATAAAGGCAAGTGTGGTTCCTCTTTATGATAAGAAAAGCAGGCTATGGTATGCAGTTATTCTTGGAACTTTTCCCGATAAAGCTAAAGCAAAAGAGGCATGTGCCGCATTTAAAGGGAAGGTAAATGGGGAATGTATTGTTTATCCTATTGATAAAGGGATATTTGAGGGACGTATGGGGGGGAAGGAGTCCATGAATGAGAGCTAGTTTGTATTTATAAATACTGTAGCAGTATATTTAAATATGTCTCTAATTGAGTCATAGGTGTATTTTTACAATATGAAAGCTAAGTAATTATTTAAACAAGGTGATCCTACCAACTATCGATTTTGAAATTATATTTGTACAGTGAATTTTCTAATATGCAGGAGCTCCGTTATCTGGATATTTCGGGAAAAATAATTTTAACTAATGCTGAAGCCTCTTGAGTAGACATGATAGCACCAAATTCACTTATAAATGGTTTCAGGTTATCAATTAGTATAGGGATTTGTTCTATGCATGCTTTGGCTGGATCATAGTCGTTCATTTCTGTTGGGGTGGAATTATTTTCGTTTTGATAAATATGACAGGATAATTTCCAGGCTACCTGTAGATCTCTGTATGCATATCGATATTCTTTCAGATTTATATATGTCTTGCCTCTAAGAAGAAATGCCGACGCTTTTTCATATTCATTTGCATCAGAATCAATGAAGTGGTCCAGGCTTTTTATGGCGCTGTTATACTGGGCTTTCTGATTGTACGCGCGGGCTTGATCAATTGAGTCAAACATGAGAGCGCAGCCGGAAATTCCCAGCAGAGTGTAGATAGCAAATATGTTGAGTATGATTTTGATATGTAAGTGCATCTTTACCATGATGCAGATATTATTGCATAGCCTTGGAACTACTGTCTATGCTGTTTATTCTTATCGCGGGCAGCGAATCTCTATATTAAAAATTGGGCAAAATCTTAACACTGTTGGTAGTGATATCTATTTTAGACAGCTTAAAAAAATCCCCCTCACCATAATGATAATGAAGGGGATGATACTTTCAATTTACTAAACTAAATTATCTGCTGCCAATTGTGGGTTAATATATTTTTCTAAAATATCATGTTTTTGATTTTCTTTTATGCTCACAAATTGAACTCCATAGCCAATGAAATTATTCTTAGGTGTCGTTTTCCAGCGAATAGCAGCATATACAGGCAGCTTATCCTCTAGTGTATCAAATTTAATGTTAATGAATTTTTGATTTGAAAAATCTGTTTCAGTTCTAAAAAAACACCCTGATTCTGAAATATTGATTATTGTTGCGGAAATAGGTTGAGCCATTGCATGATCATATTCATGACTCAATTTTACTTGTATATTGACGTTTGCGCGGTCAAACCGTCTTATCTGTCCTTTCTTTTTTTCTATGCAGTTTGTTTTGAATTCGGCCAAATCATCGATAAAACCAACTTTTCCTGCTTTTATTTTGATACGCATAACAGGCTTATTTGCAGCAAGTGAAAATACTTTGTTCCTATCATTGGCAGGAGTTTGCATTACTTTGCGCATTTCAAGAATCACTCCTGAAAAATCTCCGCTTAGAATTTCCTCAAAAAAATGATCCAGACTTGTGCAGAATTTAATATCGAGATCGGCAGCGATATCAATATTTTGAAATGGCAATTTGTTGTCAGTAAAAGCTATAACCGGAATTAGGTCAGTGCCTGACATTTTTCCTCCTGAAATTGAAAAGCCGGAATCTCGAAATGAGATTCCGGGCAAAGGTATGAGATAAAAGTTATAGTCTTGTTACGCAGTTGTTAAATTTCAAACAACATTTCAAGATCATCACGAGTAAGTGATTTGAGTGCTGACTGCCCGGGAATAATTGCATCAGCAACGCTCTTCTTCATTTCCTGAAGCTTGAGTATCTTTTCCTCAACAGTGTTCTGACAGATCATCTTGTATGCAAAAACCTGACGTTTTTGACCTATACGGTGAGTTCGGTCTGTTGCCTGATTTTCAACAGCAGGGTTCCACCAAGGATCGTAGTGAATAACATAGTCTGCCGAAGTAAGATTAAGTCCGGTTCCTCCAGCCTTAAGAGAAATAAGGAAGATGGGAATATCCGGGCTGTCATTGAATTTGTCCACCTGTTCGAAACGGTCTTTACTGGATCCGTCAAGATAGGTGAAAGGAATATCTTTAATGGTCAGCCAGGAACGGATGACGTGCAGCATCTGAACGAACTGTGAGAATACCAGCACCTTATGGCCGCCTTCTACAATATCAAAGATAAGGTCTTTAAATGCATCAAATTTACCGGATGGCAGATTGGTTGATAAACCCGGCATATCCAATTTGAGTAGTCTTGGATGACAACAGATCTGTCTAAGCTTGAGAAGTGCATCAAGGATAGACATCTGGCTTTTGGCCATACCTTTCTCGTCAACATCTCTAAGAACTTGATCTTTAAGACGTTTAGCGAGTGCTGTATAAAGTTCCCGCTGCTCTTCGATAAGTTCGCAATAATGAACTGTTTCGATTTTGGGAGGCAGATCTTTAGCAACCTCAGATTTGGTGCGGCGCAGGATAAATGGTTTAACCCTTGTACGCAGGTAATTTAAAGTTTCCTCATCACCATCTTTGATCGGTTTGACAATTCCTCTTTGAAAAGCATGCTGCGAGCTTAGGAAGCCGGGCATGAGGAACTCAAAAAGTGACCATAGTTCAAAAAGGTTATTCTCGATGGGAGTACCGGAGAGACATAGTCTCATATCTGATTTCAGCTTACGTACAGACTTTGCAGTGATGGTATTAGGATTCTTGATATTCTGCGCCTCATCCAGAATCACAGATACATATTCATGTTTCAGGAGTTCTTCCAAATCACGACGCAGCAGTGCATATGTTGTAATAACAATTGTAGAACTGGTTATTTTTTTAAATAATTCTTCACGTCTGGAACCGTAAATGGTCAGCAAAGGAAGTTGCGGGCAGAACTTTTGTGCCTCACGTTCCCAGTTCGGAAGAACTGAGGTAGGCACTATAATCAAGTTAGGTCCGGTAATACCCCTTTCGTGCAGCGACAGAATGAAAGACAAGGTCTGAATTGTTTTACCCAGTCCCATTTCATCAGCCAGAATACCACCAAAGCGATAGTCTCGCAGGAAATTGAGGTAACTAAGTCCCTGTACCTGATAAGGACGTAAAGTCGCATCCAGCCCTCTAGGCTGATCAATCATCTTAATTTCATCGAAGTTGTGGATTTTTTCTCTGAGCTTTACAAAGTGCTCATCAGTTTTAGCATCCGGCAAGTCTTCAATAATTTTATCCAGAACGGGTGTCTCGTACTGTTCGTATTGCTGTCTAGGAGGTTGCTCAGGGTCATATCCAAGCGCTTTAAGCTTGTGACTGAGTTTCTTTAGCCATGACTCTGGCAGACTTGTATATGAACCGTCTTTGAGCTGAACATAGCGTTTGCCTTGACTCCATGCCTCCCATATTTTCTCAATGGGAACACGCTGGTCATCATACTCAACATTAATATCGAGATTAAACCATTTATTATCATCATCGGTCTCAACTTCAGCGATAATCTGCGGAGAAGTCAGTCTGACTTTATAACGGGTCAGATTCTTTTCGCCATAGATTCTGTAGGCCTCAACAAGCTGAGGATAAAAATCAAGCAGGAAGGTGATAGCTGCTTCCTGTTCCATGAACCAGATGGAGTTGTTACGTGGCTGAAATCCCATATCGCGTAGCTCAGAGAAAAGCTGAGCCTCTTCATCCTGTGCGCGGCGTACAAGGTATGATTTTTCACCTTCCCTATAGCTTCCTGTCTGCAGGTCTGGATTAGGATCACCCATTGGTATTTCGCCGTGTTCAGTCTCGTAGATATTATCGATTCTGATTGTCAGCAGTGAGCCTTCTTCATTCAAGTACAGCTTCGGATTGAAAGATGCTGGAACAAAGAACGGTTGCATTTTTTCAAGAAATTCTTCGTGATCATGCAGGTCGGAAACAGGTATCTGTGTCCACACCCGATCAAGAAATTCTGGAATATCTGCCGGAGGGATAATTGGATCCTGTATGTGCATCTCCTGCACCAATTTAGGGGCAAGAGTTGTTTGTACCGGGTAAAAGCCCTGTTTCCAATATACCCAAAGAGGCAGTCTGCCGTAAAAGAAAACCTCTTCATCGTCCATAATGGAGAAGGGTGGTTTTCCTTCATCAGACAATAGTATATCAAAGCGGAGACCTTCTTCTGAAAGTTCAGGAGAAAGTTTGAGCTGCATAGTCCTGCTTTCAATGCGTATAGGAATATCGGTATCTCTTAAAAACAGGTAGTATTCATCTTTTATTGCGGTGAAAAACCACGCATGAAGGCCTGCCGGTATGTCTACCCGATGCCCTCTGTAGTCCAGAAAGTGTCCTATCTGTTCGGCCACTAATGGCAGGTTAGGAGAGGTTTCACTCCATTCAGGTTTTTCAATAATTTGTTCAAGGTCAATTTCATTTTGCACTTGAGAAAGGCCGGATTTATTTTGTCTGGCCCTGAAAAAAGCTACCTGCAATCTTTCCGGTTCTGGAAACATACGGTAGATTATATAGTGCTTGCCTGATTCCGGTTCAAGTTCTGTGGAAAAGAATGAACGAAAATTCTGACGCCAGTCAGCAAGTTTCTGTGTTTCAGCCTTTTCAACTTCAGAATCAAGAGTTTGCAGAAGTTTAAGCGCAACTGCTCCTACATGCTTACATACGCCGGAAAAAGATTCCGGGCAGTTGCAATAGAAGTTTATGCTTTCTTCTGCCAGATTAAGTCCTAATTCTGAGGAGTAGTTTTGAAAATCATCACCTTGAATTGATGCATCTACATCCCAGTATCTTTCACGTTTCTTCAAATCAAGACGTTGCACACCTTCAGCTGCAACAATAGATCGGGAGCTGTCCAGAATGTATTCCGGTACGGTTCCTGTAATAAATGATTTGAGAATTGATTTAACTACAGCTTCTTCGTTTTGTGACATACTTACACGTTCCCCCGAACTGCACCTTAGTAGTAAGTAGTTATATATAAATTAATGTTGTTATAATGGAAATTATTCAAATTCAAATGTATTACGGTGAATCCGTAAAGTAAAAAAGTTGCGCGGTCAATCTGTCCGCGTGCATTACTTGGCTTTTCTTTAACATTAGTCCATAGTGAGTACATTATCAATGTAGTTGGCTTTATGGAAGATTTTTATTCAAAAAAACAGGGAAAATATGAATCGATCAGCGATTATCTTAATATTTATAGGCTGTATTGCTATTCTATCTGCTTGTAGTCAGGATACGGCTCCAAAGACCAGTAAGGCTTCTAACACTGCTTCAGTCTCGGCCGAAAAATATGGTTCAAAACCTGTAAACGGCGGTAGGATGACTGAGCCTTCAATCGGTGAGCCCATGTGTCTGATTCCGGCTCTTTCATCTGATTCTGCAAGCCATACTGTTGCAAGTAAACTATTTGTTTCACTTCTTAAATATAACAAAGATATCGAACTTGTTCCTGATGCTGCAGAATCTTTTGAGGTGCTGGATGGCGGTAAGCTTTTTAAATTTAAAATTCGCGAAAATATCAGATGGTCTGACGGTGAACCGCTTACTGCTGAAGATGTTGAATTTACTTATAAGCTTATGATCGATCCGGCAACCCCTACAGCTTACTCTGGAGATTTTAAAAATGTCAAAGATTTTAAAGTGACAGGGAAATACAGCTTTGAAGTCCGATACGATAAAGTTTTTGCCAGATCACTGATAACTTGGGCCATGGATATTCTTCCTAAACACATTTTAGAAAATGAAGATCTTAATACTACAAAATACAGACGTGCTCCTGTTGGAGCTGGACCTTATAAGCTCAAAGAGTGGATTCCCGGGCGTAGGGTGATTCTTGAAGCCAATGATGATTATTTCGAAGGTCGTCCTTACATTGATGAGATTGTCTACAGGATTATTCCTGATCTTTCTACACAATTTATGGAACTCAAAAGCGGAAATCTTGACAGTATGGGATTAACACCTCAACAATATTTATTTCAGACTAAAGGTGTTAATTGGGAAAAAGATTTTCAGAAATTCAAGTATCTTTCGTTTTCGTATGCATATCTTGCTTTTAATATGGAAAGTAAATTTTTTAAGGATAAGCGGGTAAGGCAGGCCATTAACTATGCTGTAGATAAAAACGAGATAGTTAAAGGTGTTTTGCTGGGGCTCGGATATCCTGCTCTTGGACCTTATAAGCCGGGAACATGGGTTTATAATGATAAGTTAAAACCGTTTGGTTTTAAGCCGGAGAAAGCCAGAGAGCTATTGAAAGCGGCCGGATGGACCGATTCTGACGGTGACGGAATTATTGACCGTGACGGTGAACCTTTTTCTTTTACAATTATAACAAATCAGGGAAATTCCTTGCGTATTAAGGCGGCAACAATTATTCAGAATCGTCTTAAGGGGATCGGAATTGATGTGAAGATAAGGACAGTAGAGTGGGCAGCTTTTATCAAGGAGTTTATCGATAAAGGTCGTTTTGATGCCACTATACTTGGTTGGAACATCCTTCAGGACCCTGATATATATTCAGCATGGCATTCTTCCAATGCAGTCCCCGGTGGACTTAACTTTATAAAGTATAAGAATGCAGAACTTGATGAATTACTTGAAAAAGGGCGTACCACTTTGAAGCAGGAAGAACGGAAGAGAATTTATGACCGTGTCCAGGAAATTCTGCAAGAAGAACAGCCATACTGTTTTCTCTATGTGCCGATGGCCTTACCTATCTACAGTAGTAGAATTAGAGGTTTGAAAGTCGAGCCTGCGGGACTCGGGTACAATGCAAATAGCTGGTGGATTCCAGCATCATTACAGAAGAAGCCTAGCTTACAGCAATAATTATGATACGAATTAACGAAATTACTGACGCTGTCAGTTCTTATATTGATGATCCTGATCTGGCTCTGATCCAGCGGGCTTATGTATTTTCAGCCCGGGCCCATGAAGGTCAGGTTCGTCTTTCAGGTGAACCATATCTTTCACATCCGCTGCATGTTGCTAAAGTTTTAGCTGACATGCGTCTTGATGAGCCTACTGTTGCGGCTGGTCTGCTGCATGATACCGTGGAGGATACTGACACTACTATTGACGAAATTGCGGACCTCTTTGGTGAAGAGGTTGCTGATATTGTTGATGGAGTAACCAAGATCAGCATGATGGATTTTGAATCCAAGGCCATCGCAAAAGCTGAGAATATCCGCAAAATGATTCTTGCAATGGCTGAAGATATTCGCGTGCTGATGGTTAAGCTTGCTGACCGCCTGCATAACATGCGTACTCTCGGTTATCAAAAGAATTTCAAGCAGTTGCTGATTGCTCAGGAGACTCTTGATATATATTCCCCGCTTGCTAACAGGCTGGGGCTGTACATGGTCAAGCGTGACCTTGAAGATCTTTGTCTGTTTTATCTTCAGCCGGATAAATATAATGCTATTACAGACGGGCTTGAGCGTCAGCATACTTTGGGCAAAGAATATGTGGATAAAGTTATTGATCTGCTGACCGGTATCCTCAAAGACAATGAGCTTAAAGGAAATATCTACGGTCGTACAAAGCACAAATACAGCATTCATAAAAAGATGCAGCGTCAGGGGCTTAATCTTGATGAAGTACATGATATTATTGCCTTCAGAGTCATAGTTGACTCTGTAAAGGATTGTTATGCGGTGCTCGGTTTAGTCCATTCCATGTGGATGCCGGTATCAGGACGTTTCAAGGATTATATTTCCATTCCTAAAGCCAATATGTATCAGAGTCTGCATACAACTGTTATTGGCCCTGAAGGTGAGCGTATTGAGATTCAGATACGTACTGACGAAATGCAGCAGGTTGCGGAATACGGGGTTGCAGCTCACTGGCAGTATAAGGAGACAGGGCTTAGTGAGTCAAAACAGAACAGGGATGCAGAACGTTTTTCATGGCTGCGCCAGATCATGGACTGGCAGCGTGAACTTGAAGACCCTCGTGAATTTATGGCTTCGTTGCGATTCGATCTTTTTAATGAGGAGGTCTATGTATTTACCCCTGCAGGAGAGATCAAAGAACTCCCTGACGGAGCCACTCCTGTTGATTTCGCTTACTCAATTCATACTGAGGTAGGTAACCACTGTACCGGAGCCAAGGTTAACGGACGTCTGGTTCCTCTGACAACCTCTCTTAAAAATGGTGATACAATTGAAGTTTTCACCGATAAGAACCGCAAGCCCAGCAGGGACTGGCTTAAGTTTGTCAAAACTGCGAAAGCGCGTACCCGTATTAAGCACTATATCCGTACAGAAGAGAGGACCAGTTCAATCAATCTGGCGAAGGAAATGCTTGAGAAAGAAGGTCGCCGGATGAATCTGAATGTACCCAAGGCCATGAAAGACGGTTATTTTGTCATGCTGGCCGATGAGTTCTCCATGGGGAGTGTGGACGATCTGCTTTCAAATATCGGCTACTCAAGAATTACTCCTAAGAAAGTGCTGCACCGCTTGTATGCTGTTATCAACGAGATTGAAGGCATTGAGGAAGAGCCGAAGCAGCATCATCATGAGGATGAAGAGGATAAGAATAAGGGCGCTGCAAACTCTATTGACATTGAAGGTGTTGATAATGTTTTGGTCAGATTTGCAGGTTGTTGTACCCCTCTCCCCGGTGAACCTATTATCGGGTATATCAGTCGTGGGCGCGGGGTTGTAATCCATGCTTCTACCTGTCCAAATATTAAGAGTCTTGAAGAAGAAAGGCTGCTCAGTGTTTCATGGTCTGGAGGACAGGAAGAAGAATCGCATCCGACTCAAATTAGAATCAGATGTAAGAATCATAAAGGAATGCTCGCTGAAATAAGTACTGTGCTTACCGATATGGACGTGAATATTGATTCCGGCACATTTAAATCAGATGTAGATGGAAGCTCCGTCCTTGAGTTTACTGTGGAAGTTCGGGATCTTGGTCATCTTCATCGCTCACTTAATAAAGTTAAAGTAATTGACGGGGTCTTTGAAGCAATAAGAGTCAGTTAGTTTAAAATAAAATATTTGATTTAAGTCCTGTTGATTTTTTCAGCAGGACTTTTTTTATAGCTGATTCGTCTTCATGCTTTTATCGGGAGTTGGCGCCAGTCTATAGTGATCTGTATTATTGGGCATTCGATGGATTCTAGGTATGAGAAATTAAGTCGTAGCTTAAATGATAGTTTAAAACATTTTTTTTAAACAAACGTTTGACTTCTTTTCTGACAGTGTTTACTTGTCTGTGAAGAAAATGAGAATTTTAATTTTTCTAAAAGTAATAGATCAAATGAGGTTAATATAGATGACGGTAACCCCCAAAGGCAAAACTAATAAGGCTCGTGGAGAGGAAACACGCGAAAAACTTGTGCAAGTTGGCCTCAAATTGTTTGCATTAAATGGATTTAACGGCGTAAGCATGCGGAATTTAGCGAGTGTAGCTGAAGTTAATCTTGCCACTGTCGGTTATCATTTTGGTGGGAAGATGGGGCTGTATGAGGCCGTACTCCGAGATATAATAAAGCGTAAGGATCTTGTATTTCCAGATATTGATACCGTCCGGTTTCAAATGAACCGGTTAAAAAAAGGGGAAATATCAAAGTGTGATATTTTCTCATGGTTTTACAGGAAAATTGTACTGGGAATGATTGGCACTGAAGATACTGTGTATGCGGCACTTATTATAGATCGCGAACTGGTAGCTCCAAGTGAGCATTATGAGTTGCTTGATAAGGAGTTTTTCTCTCATTCCATGGGAACTATGGAGGAGCTTCTAGAATTTATTATGGATGGCAAAGTTTCCCGGGAAGAGATCATGATTATCAGTACTTGTCTAATTGGAATGGCTCTCAAGTTTGTTAATCCCAAAGTCTTAATGGATCGGGTCGGCTGGGATGGGTACACAGCTGAACGTGTTGAAGAAGTTACCGAAATTTTATGCAGAAGGGCAGTCGCATTTGTCGGCTGTGAGGAGTCCTGATTAAATGAAAAAATATACATTGGTATTAATGCTGCTTTTGGCTCTTGCTCTCACTGGTTGTAAGGAGAAGCCTGTATCTGAACAGGAGGTATTGCGCCCTGTAAAAACAATGCAGATAGGCAGTTCCGCATCAAGCAGACAGTGGGTTTTCTCTGGAACGGCAGAGGATGCTCTGCAATCAGATCTCTCATTCAGAGTTGGTGGAAAGATAGTTTCTTTTCCAGGGGATCAAATCGGTAAAAAATTTCGTGCAGGAGAGGTAATTGCGAAGCTTGATCCTGCTGATTATGAACTGACAGTCCGTCAGAATGAATCTAATCTTGAGCAGGTGCGTGCAAACTTTATCCGTGCAAAAGCTGA
Coding sequences within it:
- a CDS encoding bacteriophage T4 gp5 trimerisation domain-containing protein — translated: VYNANQTVPYTLPDNATRTVIKTNSSKDAQGSNELRFEDKAGEEEVFIHAQKDMNTTIENERTTTIKKADDTLTLEKGNRSLDIQKGTETHHVKGTRSVTVEDAETRTNKADYTATVDGDYNLTVKGAMTLKVTGDITISSDGNVTIKAGQNVTVKGGQDLNTEAGMSATHKASTSITVQGLSFSVKGDASGEVDGGGALTVKGGMVSIN
- a CDS encoding toxin-antitoxin system YwqK family antitoxin, with product MNEDNDYVQRDDQGNILFRVPLKDGKPHGTGHMFNSEGRIVQQMEYQHGVVEGEVRRFDEDGHLVQVSNMQNGKLNGELRTFEHQRPHILMNYVNNEPNGIMQVWHPNGQLAAKTTLLHGKQEGESLVYGEQGELMQRLNYQNGMLHGSAEQLFSSGTIREKTHWVEGLKHGESLTFSESGELERQVQYEKGNVLSQKLIDELSTKKKSWHQAIFGGK
- a CDS encoding DUF4280 domain-containing protein gives rise to the protein MSQLVVSGAMLQCSFGVAPCSLVVMPMNRVMCSTPAANIMDYIPMVNVPGFAMCTSLANPTVASATAAALGVLTPMPCIPSLVAPWITGSPTVLLGKMPALNNSSTLMCMWAGSISIVSAGQFTTTVP
- a CDS encoding SPOR domain-containing protein translates to MVKTKMKVLLYVAITGFILSLLGAVLFAGMLISENMGSASNATKSQVKGQVASPPQYIVNSTALPAIVYPRRKTSNTVATNGSSVTNSNVLTLQVGSYLSLNSAEKEAARVAGLGFKAEVHIQEKSPPVYVVWTGNFTDMATASAEAKRLQQQGKIAASIVPIDKAALVPGKAGIPLWLAQVGSFLTQRSAGTEVAKLKNEGIKASVVPLYDKKSRLWYAVILGTFPDKAKAKEACAAFKGKVNGECIVYPIDKGIFEGRMGGKESMNES
- a CDS encoding tetratricopeptide repeat protein, which gives rise to MFDSIDQARAYNQKAQYNSAIKSLDHFIDSDANEYEKASAFLLRGKTYINLKEYRYAYRDLQVAWKLSCHIYQNENNSTPTEMNDYDPAKACIEQIPILIDNLKPFISEFGAIMSTQEASALVKIIFPEISR
- a CDS encoding PilZ domain-containing protein, with amino-acid sequence MSGTDLIPVIAFTDNKLPFQNIDIAADLDIKFCTSLDHFFEEILSGDFSGVILEMRKVMQTPANDRNKVFSLAANKPVMRIKIKAGKVGFIDDLAEFKTNCIEKKKGQIRRFDRANVNIQVKLSHEYDHAMAQPISATIINISESGCFFRTETDFSNQKFINIKFDTLEDKLPVYAAIRWKTTPKNNFIGYGVQFVSIKENQKHDILEKYINPQLAADNLV
- a CDS encoding DEAD/DEAH box helicase codes for the protein MSQNEEAVVKSILKSFITGTVPEYILDSSRSIVAAEGVQRLDLKKRERYWDVDASIQGDDFQNYSSELGLNLAEESINFYCNCPESFSGVCKHVGAVALKLLQTLDSEVEKAETQKLADWRQNFRSFFSTELEPESGKHYIIYRMFPEPERLQVAFFRARQNKSGLSQVQNEIDLEQIIEKPEWSETSPNLPLVAEQIGHFLDYRGHRVDIPAGLHAWFFTAIKDEYYLFLRDTDIPIRIESRTMQLKLSPELSEEGLRFDILLSDEGKPPFSIMDDEEVFFYGRLPLWVYWKQGFYPVQTTLAPKLVQEMHIQDPIIPPADIPEFLDRVWTQIPVSDLHDHEEFLEKMQPFFVPASFNPKLYLNEEGSLLTIRIDNIYETEHGEIPMGDPNPDLQTGSYREGEKSYLVRRAQDEEAQLFSELRDMGFQPRNNSIWFMEQEAAITFLLDFYPQLVEAYRIYGEKNLTRYKVRLTSPQIIAEVETDDDNKWFNLDINVEYDDQRVPIEKIWEAWSQGKRYVQLKDGSYTSLPESWLKKLSHKLKALGYDPEQPPRQQYEQYETPVLDKIIEDLPDAKTDEHFVKLREKIHNFDEIKMIDQPRGLDATLRPYQVQGLSYLNFLRDYRFGGILADEMGLGKTIQTLSFILSLHERGITGPNLIIVPTSVLPNWEREAQKFCPQLPLLTIYGSRREELFKKITSSTIVITTYALLRRDLEELLKHEYVSVILDEAQNIKNPNTITAKSVRKLKSDMRLCLSGTPIENNLFELWSLFEFLMPGFLSSQHAFQRGIVKPIKDGDEETLNYLRTRVKPFILRRTKSEVAKDLPPKIETVHYCELIEEQRELYTALAKRLKDQVLRDVDEKGMAKSQMSILDALLKLRQICCHPRLLKLDMPGLSTNLPSGKFDAFKDLIFDIVEGGHKVLVFSQFVQMLHVIRSWLTIKDIPFTYLDGSSKDRFEQVDKFNDSPDIPIFLISLKAGGTGLNLTSADYVIHYDPWWNPAVENQATDRTHRIGQKRQVFAYKMICQNTVEEKILKLQEMKKSVADAIIPGQSALKSLTRDDLEMLFEI
- a CDS encoding peptide-binding protein: MNRSAIILIFIGCIAILSACSQDTAPKTSKASNTASVSAEKYGSKPVNGGRMTEPSIGEPMCLIPALSSDSASHTVASKLFVSLLKYNKDIELVPDAAESFEVLDGGKLFKFKIRENIRWSDGEPLTAEDVEFTYKLMIDPATPTAYSGDFKNVKDFKVTGKYSFEVRYDKVFARSLITWAMDILPKHILENEDLNTTKYRRAPVGAGPYKLKEWIPGRRVILEANDDYFEGRPYIDEIVYRIIPDLSTQFMELKSGNLDSMGLTPQQYLFQTKGVNWEKDFQKFKYLSFSYAYLAFNMESKFFKDKRVRQAINYAVDKNEIVKGVLLGLGYPALGPYKPGTWVYNDKLKPFGFKPEKARELLKAAGWTDSDGDGIIDRDGEPFSFTIITNQGNSLRIKAATIIQNRLKGIGIDVKIRTVEWAAFIKEFIDKGRFDATILGWNILQDPDIYSAWHSSNAVPGGLNFIKYKNAELDELLEKGRTTLKQEERKRIYDRVQEILQEEQPYCFLYVPMALPIYSSRIRGLKVEPAGLGYNANSWWIPASLQKKPSLQQ